From the genome of Pieris brassicae chromosome Z, ilPieBrab1.1, whole genome shotgun sequence:
ATAGCGGTCGTACAATATTTCGATATGATTTTTATAGTATGGTTTCTGTCTGTTTAATCATCAGCTCATGaacgtcgtggtcagcaacgaAGCATCTGGAGCGGACTATCTGTTTCTACTGGTTTCTGAccagcgcctctcttatgaTAGTGTAGTTTTGAGatcgatgagtctttcacttgatcaGTTCATCTGGTTTgtgaacggccacgtgatTGCACTCCGTGTTACCAACTACGATCAGATTCTCCAAGTTCTCGTCGCCTCTGCGCATAGTATTGCCAAAATAAGGTACGCTGTAGGCATATGGTAGCCCGGTGAGTCCATATGCAGAGTTGGGTTAGGATCGATGTGCTGGTGCTCTTCGCAGTCCACAGCTTTCCGAGTGAGCTAGCAACACATCTCAACAGCATCGATCGTTTGACAGTACGGTTTATCTTCCTCGAAATAGGCTTCAGTTTCCGTGACTACCTCTTCATCAGCGCAGGAAAAATTCCTGGGGGccaaatctttttaaaaacttcgGATTGATAGGATCGAACAGCTTCAAATACTGCTCAGAATCATCAATTCGttgttgttttagttttaacgAACCACAACTTAACGGTTGATTTTCCTGCTGCAGTCCGTAAGGTTTATCGAGCCCGGATTTGGCTTCAATAGGCGccaaaaagctttattaatacacaaaattcctttctattaattttcatttgcaACAAACAAAAGAACCTTACCTCAAAATACTATCGCTAACTAATAGTACGTCCGTGTTTTGAAGGAAAAACAAccaattcaataatataatttaggcAGCATAGGAAAAGTTTTCGTCTCAActttttgtacttttttacAAATCCAAGTACCACAAAGGAGTTCGGAGTTATACATAGCCATAGTTATATATACTCACAAATGATGGTAAAAgaatttagtaaatttttctCTTCTTTTCTACCCTTAAAGACAATCTACTGAAAACACCAAACCAAAATAGTCGACTTAATGTGGTAAATTCATGGTTATAAGCGTACGATAGCTAGATCTGAACCACCGCCGTACTGTCGAAGTGGAGTTGTAAATATGATACTGGCCGACCCTTCTACTACCTGCTCACCCACCAACTGTATCCTGGACCAGGCTGACCTGGCTGCCAGCTTCGTTTACCATTTTTCTAAACTATTTTGTTCGTTTTCCATTTTAGTAACATACGAACATATGGACCATTACTATGCTACTCCATAGACTGCTATTCTTCCAATTTTTCTCTCCATTACATctttttcagaaaaaaaaccaAGACGCTTAGGCCAATATGAGTAATGTTCTTGAAAAGGTGTATCAGCCGTTGAATACGTGGACTTTTACCATGTCTCGCTTCTGGCGATTGCCGGTTGTTCGTTGGGGTATGAGTGGCTAGAGTAGCAAGTTCACAGCGCCTTTTTTTTAACGAATTTCCTCTTGCAGTGAATTTACTTATACTGGGCCTCGTAGGCCTGGCCTACGCTCGGCCGCAGCTGGACTGTCCATCTGATGGCAGACAGTACCTGTTGGCACATGAATCAGATTGCGCCAAATACTACGTGTGTCAGAATGGAGAAAAACTTGCGACATCACAGTGTCCTGTCGACACATATTTCTCTTTAGAAAATCAGGTATGAAACtcaccttcaagaaaagagcgtaccaattctttaaaggctGGCAGGCACAAACGAGGCTAGCATCATGACCGTTTGCCCcactataactaaaaaaaggccggctacgcacttgcgagtcctCGAGTGTTTATGGGTGGCGgcatcacttaatatcaggtatGCTTCCTGACTATTTGCCCCCTGTACTAAAAACAAAGTAACTAAGCGTAGCTCTGCCGGAACCGTAATTGTGTTTGATTTAGAaggatttttaatgttttttttaacatattttcagaTATGCGATCAACCCAGTAGGGTCTCATGTGGGCAAAGGGCGCTGACATCTTCAGTACAAATAAATTGTCCGACGTTTTTCTTCGGTGACTTTTTCATTCCGCACGAATCTGATTGTTCGATGTATTACAAGTGCGAATCGGGTAGGCCCGTGTTAAAGTCATGTGATAATGGAGGACATTTTAATCCTTCCGCTTGGgtaagttaatatattatgataaccTACAAAATTTAGGCATCTTCTATTATGAACAATGATTCTTAAATTCCGTCATCCACTTTCAAACAACGCCTATTTTAACGCGAAGCACGCTGGATTATCACCCCCATCCCCTGCCGTTGCACGTGGGGGATTTTTTAGAACAAGACAGGAGTGTAATTTCATTGCTTCTCCATCTTTCCTAGACATTTTAATATGGTTTCATTTAAACAGGCCTGCACAGGCATGCTCTCCAATAGGCCACTCTCATCATGTGGGATGTGTTTTTCCTTTACCAGTTccagtgaatgttaaatgcccaTGTCATTTCTCTATAtgtctaaattattatttgatttcagCGTTGCACCTTACCAGAGTTAGCAGGCTGTCTAATCAAGAACGAAGCTGATGAGAACGTATCAGATCAAAACAGTCAGAATTTAAACCAAGATCAGACAGACAATAATGATAGAACCTTCCCAAATGGTTGTCCCAGGGACTTTCGTAATGAGAAATATTTCCCCCATCCAAAATGTGATATGTTCTACCAATGTGTATATGGAAGCTACGTTTCGATGCCATGCGCTCCTGGCACTCAGTTCAGCTATAGACTCCAGGTAATTGCCACTTCTACagttcttaaattaaaattaagtagaTAAACACAGTAGCATCTGCTACGAGCCGGACCGGAAGTCTATTCCAGTCAGCTTCTTGGTTTGGGAGAGTGTTCTTTAGaagaattgttttaaattaggtGGTgtgtagttttaaaattggtttGAGATTGAGGAGATGTGATTTGATACATTTGACTTGACAACGATTACGGAACGAATTAATCTCGTATGTCGAGTTCCcactgtattttgtttaacaatgcACATTGTCTAAATGTTTTCTtgtgtaatatgtatatatctgtaagattactaataaataaaggaGATGAAGGAGTCTTTTATACcattaattataagaaaacatttaCTTTACAGAAATGCACGATGCCACATCAATCTGATTGTGGTAATAGCGGAGAGAACGATGGAGGTGATATAGATGGCGAAGACAAAGGTAATGAAGAAAGGGGTGGACACGGAGGTAATGGAGGCAATGGTGGTAATGGTGGAAACGGAGGCAATGGCGGAAACGGTGGTAATGGCGGCGGTGGAGGTAATGGCGGCGGCAGTGGTGGAAACGGAGGAAACGGTGGAAACGGAGGTGATGGAGGCAACGGTGGAGATGGAGGTGACGGCGGAAACGGAGGTGATGGAGGCAATGGTGGAGGCGGTGGTAACGGAGGCGATGGAGGCAATGGTGGAGATGGTGGTAACGGAGGCGATGGAGGCAATGGTGGTAATGAAAATGGTGGAAACGGAGGTGACGGCGGAAATGGAGGTGACGGTGGTAATGGAGGCAATGGTGGAGGCGGTGGTAACGGAGGCGATGGAGGCAATGGTGGAGATGGTGGAAATGGAGGCGATGGAGGCAACGGTGGTAATGAAGATGGCGGAATCGGAGGTGACGGCGGAAACGGAGGTGATGGAGGCAATGGTGGAGACGGTGGTAACGGAGGCGATGGAGGCAATGGTGGAGATGGAGGCAATGGTGGTAATGAAGATGGCGGAATCGGAGGTGACGGCGGAAACGGAGGTGATGGAGGCAATGGTGGAGACGGTGGTAACGGAGGCAATGAAGACGGCGGAATCGGAGGTGACGGCGGAAACGGAGGTGACGGCGGAAACGGAGGTGACGGCGGAAATGGAGGTGATGGAGGCAATGGTGGAGATGGTGGAAATGGAGGCGATGGAGGCAATGGTGGAGATGGTGGAAATGGAGGCGATGGAGGCAATGGTGGAGATGGAGGCAATGGTGGTAATGAAGATGGCGGAATCGGAGGTGACGGCGGAAACGGAGGTGATGGAGGCAATGGTGGAGACGGTGGTAACGGAGGCGATGGAGGCAATGGTGGAGATGGTGGAAATGGAGGCGATGGAGGCAATGGTGGAGATGGTGGAAATGGAGGCAATGAAGACGGCGGAATCGGAGGTGACGGCGGAAACGGAGGTGACGGCGGAAACGGAGGTGACGGCGGAAACGGAGGTGACGGCGGAAATGGAGGTGATGGAGGCAATGGTGGAGATGGTGGAAATGGAGGCGATGGAGGCAATGGTGGAGATGGTGGAAATGGAGGCGATGGAGGCAATGGTGGAAATGGAGGCGATGGAGGCAATGGTGGTAATGGTGGAGATGGAGGCAATGGTGGTAATGAAGATGGCGGAATCGGAGGTGACGGCGGAAACGGAGGTGATGGAGGCAATGGTGGAGACGGTGGTAACGGAGGCGATGGAGGCAATGGTGGAGACGGTGGTAACGGAGGTGACGGCGGAAACGGAGGTGAAGGTGGAAATGGAGGTGATGGAGGCAATGGTGGAGACGGTGGTAACGGAGGCGATGGAGGCAATGGTGGAGACGGTGGTAACGGAGGTGATGGAGGCAATGGTGGAGATGGTGGAAATGGAGGTGATGGAGGCAATGGTGGAGACGGTGGTAACGGAGGCGATGGAGGCAATGGTGGAGATGGAGGCAATGGTGGTAATGAAGATGGCGGAATCGGAGGTGACGGTGGAAATGGAGGTGACGGTGGTAACGGAGGCGATGGAGGCAATGGTGGAGATGGTGGAAATGGAGGCGATGGAGGCAATGGTGGAGATGGTGGAAATGGAGGCAATGGTGGTAATGAAGATGGCGGAATCGGAGGTGACGGCGGAAACGGAGGTGATGGAGGCAATGGTGGAGACGGTG
Proteins encoded in this window:
- the LOC123718751 gene encoding uncharacterized PE-PGRS family protein PE_PGRS54-like, giving the protein MIVNLLILGLVGLAYARPQLDCPSDGRQYLLAHESDCAKYYVCQNGEKLATSQCPVDTYFSLENQICDQPSRVSCGQRALTSSVQINCPTFFFGDFFIPHESDCSMYYKCESGRPVLKSCDNGGHFNPSAWRCTLPELAGCLIKNEADENVSDQNSQNLNQDQTDNNDRTFPNGCPRDFRNEKYFPHPKCDMFYQCVYGSYVSMPCAPGTQFSYRLQKCTMPHQSDCGNSGENDGGDIDGEDKGNEERGGHGGNGGNGGNGGNGGNGGNGGNGGGGGNGGGSGGNGGNGGNGGDGGNGGDGGDGGNGGDGGNGGGGGNGGDGGNGGDGGNGGDGGNGGNEDGGIGGDGGNGGDGGNGGDGGNGGDGGNGGDGGNGGNEDGGIGGDGGNGGDGGNGGDGGNGGDGGNGGDGGNGGDGGNGGDGGNGGDGGNGGDGGNGGNEDGGIGGDGGNGGDGGNGGDGGNGGDGGNGGDGGNGGDGGNGGDGGNGGNEDGGIGGDGGNGGDGGNGGDGGNGGDGGNGGDGGNGGDGGNGGDGGNGGDGGNGGDGGNGGNGGDGGNGGNGGDGGNGGNEDGGIGGDGGNGGDGGNGGDGGNGGNEDGGIGGDGGNGGDGGNGGDGGNGGDGGNGGNEDGGIGGDGGNGGDGGNGGDGGNGGDGGNGGDGGNGGDGGNGGNGGNEDGGIGGDGGNGGDGGNGGDGGNGGDGGNGGDGGNGGDGGNGGDGGNGGDGGNGGDGGNGGDGGNGGDGGNGGNGGNGGNEDGGIGGDGGNGGDGGNGGDGGNGGDGGNGGDGGNGGDGGNGGDGGNGGDGGNGGDGGNGGDGGNGGDGGNGGDGGNGGDGGNGGNEDGGIGGDGGNGGDGGNGGDGGNGGDGGNGGDGGNGGNDGGDNEANRCKENCYVPFWKHETDCDKFWRCVDNEVVLGICSEGLSFNEEKQTCDFACNVVCQRADIQSTAGIDGLRVFLPWNKVDSLLEIARSSNKMDDQYEN